The Ornithinimicrobium faecis genome includes a window with the following:
- a CDS encoding rhomboid family intramembrane serine protease, with translation MTAPAPPVCPRHPDRPSYVSCQRCGRPVCPECQRPAAVGIQCVDCVKEQAKTVRQPTSRFGARTRGGRPVVTMILIGICVAVYIGQLTNDSVTEDLSFVPFWAAIEPWRFLSAAFVHSTGSFTHILFNMFALWITGQYLEPLLGRIKFLGLFVISAIGGSVGYLLLVPPINEAGFLVWAVGASGAVFGLFAATLVLNRHLGRETGGIIAILGINVVLGFMLPNIAWQAHLGGAVTGGVLAGILALTAPSGRTAVENASRRRWFWPAAIGLVVLLAAASLWRVMSVDAPLPF, from the coding sequence ATGACGGCCCCCGCCCCGCCGGTCTGCCCGCGGCACCCGGATCGCCCCTCCTACGTCAGCTGCCAACGCTGCGGTCGGCCAGTGTGCCCCGAGTGCCAGCGGCCAGCCGCCGTCGGCATCCAGTGTGTCGACTGCGTGAAGGAGCAGGCCAAGACCGTCCGGCAGCCGACCTCGCGGTTCGGCGCCCGGACGCGGGGCGGGCGTCCCGTCGTCACGATGATCCTGATCGGGATCTGTGTCGCGGTCTACATCGGTCAGTTGACCAACGACAGCGTCACCGAAGACCTGAGTTTCGTGCCGTTCTGGGCTGCGATCGAGCCGTGGCGCTTCCTGAGCGCAGCCTTCGTCCACTCGACCGGCAGCTTCACGCACATCCTGTTCAACATGTTCGCCCTGTGGATCACCGGGCAATATCTCGAGCCCCTCCTCGGCCGGATCAAGTTCCTCGGACTGTTTGTGATCAGCGCGATCGGTGGGTCGGTCGGCTATCTCCTCCTCGTCCCCCCGATCAATGAGGCTGGCTTCCTCGTGTGGGCGGTCGGCGCCTCGGGCGCGGTGTTCGGACTGTTCGCCGCCACGCTCGTGCTCAATCGGCACCTGGGCCGCGAGACCGGTGGCATCATCGCGATCCTCGGCATCAATGTGGTGCTCGGATTCATGCTGCCGAACATCGCCTGGCAGGCCCACCTCGGCGGAGCCGTCACCGGCGGGGTCCTCGCCGGCATCCTGGCGCTCACCGCACCCTCAGGCCGCACCGCCGTCGAGAATGCCTCGCGACGACGCTGGTTCTGGCCCGCCGCGATCGGCTTGGTCGTGCTGCTGGCGGCGGCCTCGCTGTGGCGGGTCATGTCCGTCGACGCGCCCCTGCCGTTCTGA
- a CDS encoding cell division protein CrgA → MPKSKGRAKKKSPQQRPVDVAAPPQINPPWFVPVMCGLMIFGVLWVTTFYVTSGDYPIAIGYWNLVIGLGAIMAGFMMATRWR, encoded by the coding sequence GTGCCGAAGTCCAAGGGCCGCGCCAAGAAGAAGTCCCCGCAGCAGCGACCCGTCGATGTCGCCGCTCCGCCGCAGATCAACCCGCCCTGGTTCGTGCCGGTGATGTGCGGTCTGATGATCTTTGGTGTGCTGTGGGTGACCACCTTCTATGTCACCAGCGGCGACTACCCCATCGCCATCGGCTACTGGAACCTCGTGATCGGCCTCGGCGCGATCATGGCCGGTTTCATGATGGCGACCCGCTGGCGCTAA
- a CDS encoding DUF881 domain-containing protein has protein sequence MSTQEHPAADPSDPQGSTQQAVPEVATPRRRGVWHVLVPVMALAAGLLFGTSAALAEDEPADAQPESLAGLITERNEQVTQLSEQAAELQTQVDALSGQGRLPANADADALAPVVGTVAVEGPGVQVVLDDAGYTLETLPEGYTVDDVVVHQQDVQGVINALWAGGAEAMMVQDQRIISTSAVRCVGNTLYLQGRVYSPPYTITAIGDVDQLMQQLDEDPTVSNYHAWADILGLGYEVTDAGMVELPAFTGTVRAQHADLLGPRPEPTQEGPLERR, from the coding sequence ATGAGCACTCAGGAGCACCCGGCCGCCGATCCGTCCGACCCCCAGGGCTCGACGCAGCAGGCGGTTCCGGAGGTCGCCACGCCGCGGCGCCGCGGCGTCTGGCACGTCCTGGTCCCGGTCATGGCGCTCGCAGCCGGACTGCTCTTCGGCACCTCCGCGGCCCTGGCAGAGGACGAGCCGGCCGATGCCCAGCCGGAGTCCCTGGCCGGGCTGATCACCGAGCGCAACGAGCAGGTCACCCAGCTCTCGGAGCAGGCAGCCGAGCTCCAGACCCAGGTCGATGCCCTCAGCGGTCAGGGCAGGCTGCCGGCCAATGCCGATGCCGACGCGCTGGCGCCCGTCGTGGGGACCGTCGCCGTTGAGGGGCCCGGAGTCCAGGTGGTGCTCGACGACGCGGGCTACACCCTGGAGACGTTGCCCGAGGGCTACACGGTCGACGACGTCGTGGTGCACCAGCAGGACGTCCAGGGCGTGATCAACGCGCTGTGGGCCGGGGGCGCCGAGGCGATGATGGTGCAGGACCAGCGGATCATCTCCACCAGCGCGGTCCGGTGTGTTGGCAACACGCTGTATCTGCAGGGCCGGGTCTACTCCCCGCCCTACACGATCACGGCGATCGGCGACGTGGATCAGCTGATGCAGCAGTTGGACGAGGACCCCACGGTCAGCAACTATCACGCGTGGGCCGACATCCTGGGCCTGGGCTATGAGGTCACGGATGCTGGCATGGTTGAGTTGCCTGCCTTCACCGGGACCGTCCGTGCTCAGCACGCCGACCTGCTCGGCCCCAGGCCGGAGCCCACCCAGGAGGGACCGCTCGAGCGGCGGTGA
- the pknB gene encoding Stk1 family PASTA domain-containing Ser/Thr kinase, with product MSEDKLVLGGRYEVGELIGRGGMAEVHKGHDLRLGRTVAIKILRTDLARDTSFLARFRREAQSAAGLNHPSIVAVYDSGEQDMHESGGAPVQVPYIVMEIVEGQTLREILNTEKVLDPDEAARVTAAVLAALSYSHERGLVHRDIKPANVMVTRGGAVKVMDFGIARALADTAATMTQTQSVLGTARYLSPEQAQGEDVDARSDLYSTGCLLYELLTGRTPFVGDPVSLVYQHLGQQAKAPSNFQGDLSEALDAITLHALRKGPNERYQDAAAFRADLLAARAGDPISPQALASLAAVAGSTELLSGGVASSAGFETEPHPAPGMVSSQGRPGGRPQRMAGGPPAELSAYDDGYERTDEIPVREQRHSGGWLVLTVLALLALAGVGWVVYQTLGPGDQDEVVMVAVPHVISDTETDAEDKIRDANLEFAEPERVNDPAPEGTVIDQSPVANQQVEEGSAVTVTISSGPDAILIQDVSGDDASSARSILEGSGLTVADEVQEDDDPDFDKGIVIGTDPSIGTEVAPDKPVTLIVASGKTEMPDVEGKDIFEAMGDLTDARLNANVTRETEVRSDVEEDTVVSQSIEAGEVVDYDEEITLVVAVPPRETVTTTYTPPEPTTEDPTTEDPTTEDPTETDEPPTNQPTSVPTLPTDDPTDDPTDDPTETTTDDPTDTDAAPTGEPNPA from the coding sequence ATGAGTGAGGACAAGCTGGTCCTCGGCGGACGTTACGAGGTCGGCGAGCTGATCGGCCGGGGCGGCATGGCCGAGGTGCACAAGGGGCACGATCTCCGGCTCGGGCGGACCGTGGCCATCAAGATCCTGCGCACCGACCTGGCTCGCGACACCTCCTTCCTGGCCCGCTTCCGCCGTGAGGCGCAGTCCGCCGCCGGCCTGAACCATCCCTCGATCGTGGCCGTCTACGACTCCGGCGAGCAGGACATGCACGAGAGCGGTGGAGCACCGGTCCAGGTGCCCTACATCGTGATGGAGATCGTCGAGGGCCAGACCCTGCGCGAGATCCTCAACACCGAGAAGGTCCTGGACCCCGACGAGGCCGCCCGGGTGACCGCGGCCGTGCTCGCGGCGCTGTCCTACTCCCACGAGCGGGGCCTGGTCCACCGCGACATCAAACCGGCCAATGTGATGGTCACCCGCGGCGGCGCGGTCAAGGTGATGGACTTTGGCATCGCCCGGGCGCTGGCCGACACCGCGGCCACGATGACCCAGACCCAGTCGGTGCTGGGCACCGCCCGCTATCTCTCGCCGGAGCAGGCACAGGGCGAGGACGTCGATGCCCGCTCCGACCTCTACTCCACCGGCTGCCTGCTCTATGAGCTGCTCACCGGCCGCACCCCCTTCGTCGGTGACCCCGTCTCGCTCGTCTATCAGCACCTCGGCCAGCAGGCCAAGGCCCCGTCCAACTTCCAGGGCGACCTGTCCGAGGCCCTCGACGCGATCACGCTGCACGCGCTGCGCAAGGGTCCCAACGAGCGTTACCAGGACGCCGCGGCGTTCCGGGCCGACCTGCTCGCCGCCCGTGCGGGCGACCCCATCAGCCCGCAGGCCCTGGCCTCGCTGGCCGCGGTCGCGGGCTCCACCGAGTTGCTCAGCGGCGGCGTCGCCTCCAGCGCGGGCTTCGAGACCGAGCCACACCCCGCTCCGGGGATGGTGTCCTCCCAGGGTCGCCCCGGCGGCCGACCACAGCGGATGGCGGGGGGCCCACCTGCCGAGCTGTCGGCATACGACGATGGTTATGAGCGCACCGACGAGATCCCGGTGCGCGAGCAGCGGCACTCCGGTGGCTGGTTGGTGCTCACGGTCCTGGCCCTGCTGGCGCTGGCTGGCGTCGGGTGGGTGGTCTATCAGACCCTCGGGCCCGGCGACCAGGACGAGGTCGTCATGGTCGCGGTGCCCCACGTCATCAGCGACACCGAGACCGACGCCGAGGACAAGATCCGCGACGCCAACCTGGAGTTCGCCGAGCCCGAGCGGGTCAATGACCCCGCCCCCGAGGGGACTGTCATCGACCAGAGCCCGGTCGCGAACCAGCAGGTCGAGGAGGGCAGCGCAGTCACGGTCACCATCTCCAGCGGGCCGGACGCGATCCTGATCCAGGACGTCAGCGGCGACGATGCGAGCTCGGCCCGCTCGATCCTCGAGGGCTCGGGACTGACCGTCGCCGACGAGGTCCAGGAGGACGACGACCCCGACTTCGACAAGGGCATCGTGATCGGCACCGACCCATCGATCGGCACTGAGGTCGCGCCCGACAAGCCGGTGACCCTGATCGTGGCCAGCGGGAAGACCGAGATGCCCGACGTGGAGGGCAAGGACATCTTTGAGGCGATGGGCGACCTGACCGACGCCCGACTCAATGCCAACGTGACGCGCGAGACCGAGGTGCGCAGCGACGTCGAGGAGGACACCGTCGTCAGCCAGTCGATCGAGGCGGGTGAGGTCGTCGACTACGACGAGGAGATCACCCTGGTCGTGGCGGTCCCGCCCCGGGAGACGGTGACGACGACCTACACCCCTCCGGAGCCGACGACCGAGGACCCGACCACCGAGGATCCCACGACCGAGGACCCGACGGAGACCGACGAGCCCCCGACCAACCAGCCCACGTCAGTGCCCACCCTGCCCACCGACGACCCGACCGACGACCCCACTGACGACCCGACCGAGACCACGACTGACGACCCGACGGACACCGACGCGGCACCCACGGGAGAGCCCAACCCGGCGTGA
- a CDS encoding peptidoglycan D,D-transpeptidase FtsI family protein: protein MNSPIRKLAVVVSLMFAALLVAITWIQFFQADTLRETAGNRRTLLQEYGRERGAILVDGTPIAESEPTDNDLRWMRTYSQGQRYSHVSGYYSFTYGPGPGLERSSNALLAGSDSSLFYRRLPDILIGREPTGATLELTIDADVQRAADEALGDRRGAVVALDPSTGAILALVSHPTYDPNSLSSHNLNAVQQAYEQLSTDESRPLTNRATGGDLYPPGSVFKLVVAAAALESNEFDPDSELPSPLRYTLPGTETSIPNFGGSSCSGEDTTTLFDSVRVSCNTSFGWLANELGAETLNQQAEAFGFGQSLQVPLPVTASRYPVDADDAQVGLTGIGQYDVRVTPMQVAMVSAGIANGGQVMTPYLVETVRDKDLSEIDTTKAQEFNDAISETTAQQLTEMMVAVVESGSGSRAAVPGVQVAGKTGTAEFGTSGAAHAWFTGFAPADDPNIAVAVVVESATDDWTGETGGVVAAPIAQQVLEAGVNR from the coding sequence GTGAACTCACCCATCCGCAAGCTCGCCGTGGTCGTCTCGCTCATGTTCGCGGCGCTGCTGGTCGCCATCACCTGGATCCAGTTCTTCCAGGCCGACACGCTGCGTGAGACGGCCGGCAACCGCCGGACCCTGCTGCAGGAGTATGGCCGCGAGCGCGGTGCCATCCTGGTGGACGGCACGCCGATTGCCGAGTCCGAGCCCACCGACAACGACCTGCGGTGGATGCGCACCTACAGCCAGGGCCAGCGCTACTCCCACGTCAGTGGCTACTACTCCTTCACCTATGGCCCCGGCCCGGGGCTGGAGCGCTCCTCCAACGCCTTGTTGGCCGGCTCGGACAGCTCCCTGTTCTATCGCCGGCTCCCCGACATCCTGATCGGCCGCGAGCCGACCGGGGCCACCCTCGAGCTCACGATCGACGCCGATGTGCAGCGTGCGGCCGATGAGGCGCTGGGGGATCGACGTGGGGCCGTTGTGGCGCTGGACCCCAGCACCGGTGCGATCCTCGCCCTGGTCAGCCACCCGACCTACGACCCGAACTCGTTGTCCTCGCACAACCTCAACGCTGTGCAGCAGGCCTATGAGCAGCTCTCGACGGACGAGTCCCGCCCGTTGACCAACCGGGCCACCGGCGGCGATCTGTATCCCCCCGGCTCCGTGTTCAAACTGGTGGTGGCGGCCGCCGCGCTGGAGTCCAACGAGTTCGACCCCGACAGCGAGCTGCCCTCCCCGCTGCGCTACACCCTGCCGGGCACCGAGACCTCGATCCCCAACTTCGGCGGCTCCTCGTGCAGCGGTGAGGACACCACGACACTCTTCGACTCCGTGCGCGTCTCGTGCAACACCTCGTTCGGGTGGCTGGCCAACGAGCTCGGCGCCGAGACCCTCAACCAGCAGGCCGAGGCCTTCGGCTTCGGCCAGTCCCTGCAGGTCCCGCTGCCGGTCACCGCGAGCCGCTATCCGGTCGACGCGGACGATGCCCAGGTGGGACTGACCGGCATCGGGCAGTATGACGTGCGCGTCACCCCCATGCAGGTCGCCATGGTCTCCGCGGGCATCGCCAACGGCGGACAGGTGATGACTCCCTATCTCGTCGAGACGGTCCGCGACAAGGACCTGTCCGAGATCGACACCACCAAGGCGCAGGAGTTCAACGACGCGATCAGCGAGACCACGGCTCAACAGCTCACCGAGATGATGGTCGCCGTCGTCGAGTCCGGCTCGGGCTCACGCGCAGCGGTCCCCGGCGTGCAGGTCGCCGGCAAGACCGGGACCGCGGAGTTCGGCACCAGTGGAGCGGCACACGCGTGGTTCACTGGGTTCGCCCCGGCGGACGACCCGAACATCGCCGTGGCCGTGGTCGTGGAGAGCGCGACCGACGACTGGACCGGTGAGACCGGCGGCGTCGTGGCCGCACCGATCGCACAACAGGTCCTTGAGGCAGGAGTGAACCGATGA